One region of Synechococcus elongatus PCC 11801 genomic DNA includes:
- a CDS encoding DUF4145 domain-containing protein translates to MPPNFDSSQIAAAAQALVLQMMAERGRGVVLVGAARLDLALERLLQSVMMPLGDEEDTLFIPDRSLGSFAAKITLAARLGLLDPTVEKALNSIRSVRNDFAHSAGDTSLSEARHQKRLAKAYQEARKNPLWQPLEQVFNEHSVTINSRDREFILLVTILAAFIDACTALQTPFRPRATVRFS, encoded by the coding sequence ATGCCCCCAAACTTCGACTCCTCCCAAATTGCAGCCGCAGCCCAAGCCCTCGTCTTACAGATGATGGCCGAACGAGGGCGCGGCGTTGTTCTGGTCGGAGCAGCCCGTCTCGATCTCGCCCTCGAACGCCTCTTGCAATCCGTCATGATGCCCCTTGGCGACGAGGAAGATACGCTCTTCATCCCCGATCGCTCCCTCGGAAGCTTCGCTGCCAAAATTACCCTTGCCGCACGACTCGGCCTCCTCGACCCCACCGTCGAAAAAGCGCTCAACAGCATTCGTTCCGTGCGCAACGACTTCGCCCACAGCGCCGGTGACACCAGCCTCAGCGAAGCCCGCCACCAAAAACGCTTAGCCAAGGCCTACCAAGAAGCCCGCAAAAACCCGCTCTGGCAACCGCTCGAGCAGGTCTTCAACGAACACAGCGTCACGATCAACAGCCGCGATCGCGAATTCATCTTGCTAGTGACGATCCTGGCCGCCTTCATTGATGCCTGCACCGCCCTCCAAACTCCCTTCCGTCCGCGAGCCACCGTCCGCTTCAGCTGA